In Cutaneotrichosporon cavernicola HIS019 DNA, chromosome: 1, one DNA window encodes the following:
- a CDS encoding uncharacterized protein (Domain in homologues of a S. cerevisiae phosphatidylinositol transfer protein (Sec14p)) produces MFSYFRAAPVEVVEKELQTTTTAILTPPAAAAAPAPMTAEQEDMVEELKEYTATILLPEDDAYHPWEKRFLEDVGTHHRYMRAAKWKMDDAKKRIKGTMEWRREFKPDLITTEEVAETAGTGKLLLNGFDKDSRPIIYMRPGRGPPPDHDKQIRYLIFLLERAIDIMPDGQERLCIIVDFKDAGKQPRQPMSVSMYVLNVLQNHYVERLGRGLVLNIPWFINGFFKAIMPFMDPVTRDKARFNPTLTDLVDPDQLEAEYTGGEHAFELDINVYLQHLSDHCCICEDGTRHFDGQPWYPPTGRGIVHAKKMRKSADTSDAVVAQLEETSVTDTRSEGAKDTA; encoded by the exons aTGTTCTCATACTTCCGCGCCGCAcccgtcgaggtcgtcgagaagGAACTGCAGACTACCACTACGGCCATCCTCACCCCGCCAgccgcggccgcagcgCCGGCCCCCATGACGGCCGAGCAGGAGGACATG gtcgaggagctcaaggag tACACCGCCACGATCCTCCTtcccgaggacgacgcaTACCACCCATGGGAGAAGCGgttcctcgaggacgtgggCACGCACCACCGCTACATGCGAGCAGCCAAGTGGAAGATGGACGATGCGAAGAAGCGCATCAAGGGCACGATGgagtggcggcgcgagtTCAAGCCCGACCTCATTACGACTGAGGAGGTGGCCGAGACTGCCGGGACGGGCAAGCT GCTTCTCAACGGCTTCGACAAGGACTCGCGGCCGATCATCTACATGCGTCCTGGTCGTGGACCGCCCCCAGACCACGACAAGCAGATCCGCTACCTCATCTTCCTTCT cgaGCGCGCGATTGACATCATGCCGGACGGCCAGGAGCGGTTGTGTATCATCGTCGAC TTCAAGGACGCGGGGAAGCAGCCACGCCAGCCGATGAGCGTGTCGATGTACGTCCTGAACGTGCTGCAGAACCACTACGTtgagcgtctcggccgAGGCCTGGTCCTCAACATCCCATGGTTCATCAACGGCTTCTTCAAGGCCATCATGCCGTTCATGGACCCGGTGACGCGCGACAAG GCACGCTTCAACCCCACGCTTaccgacctcgtcgaccccgACCAGCTTGAGGCCGAGTACACCGGTGGCGAGCACGCGTTCGAGCTGGACATCAACGTGTATCTCCAGCACCTTAGCGACCACTGCTGCATCTGCGAGGACGGGACGCGCCACTTCGATGGCCAGCCATGGTACCCTCCTACCGGCCGCGGCATCGTGCACGCCAAGAAGATGCGCAAGTCGGCGGACACGTCGGACGCTGTGGTGGCGCAGTTGGAAGAGACGTCAGTGACGGATACGCGGTCTGAGGGCGCCAAGGACACGGCGTAG
- a CDS encoding uncharacterized protein (dehydrogenase NM domain-like protein) gives MSPITPGSSTSGFFQTPPKIANQFREDQALNRSMAMFLAPETRARIAPDLDRLGDLVLTDRIHNYINDAESNSPKLRGNGYTMWGASQDANTLVTAAGWKELLRTAREESIVNTAYDAELGPDARVVQAAKINLWCASSAMTACPSGMQDGGASIVINDLARPASDRYPEDVKPFRKMALEKALERLLSRDPEWGWTSGQWMTERRGGSDVKGTETVATWVGMGDGVETDLNGVPLGPYSISGFKWFASATDCGCSILLAYTDAGLSCFYAPTRRLRDGKEVMNGLRIMRVKQKLGTHALPSSEIELKDMRGWLIGDEGRGVAVIAKLLNITRFHNAARSNGYLGRGLGAARAFARLRTFPSRQAPNNVLKQIPLFCHSLSKVTIRHRADTFFTMFLAALLGADVTKTYTAPVIPKGEDAELLLRLLTSVAKAYNTKHCVIGLQECMESLGGVGYIENNETPQFNIARLFRDSNVMPIWEGTTDVLSTDTVKVLRGKVGPGCTAALDRWLRANLSGSGFKVERDAIQAAWNEALAWPTDKEELLHEAREVVETIGNIVCSMLLVIDAERDGNDVAAEIARRFTRQSFGLKPPRANWEETHRMDQRIAFEADADSGRLERARL, from the coding sequence ATGTCTCCCATCACTCCAGGATCCAGCACGTCGGGCTTCTTCCAGACGCCGCCCAAGATCGCCAACCAGTTCCGTGAGGACCAGGCGTTGAACCGTTCGATGGCCATGTTTCTCGCGCCTgagacgcgcgcgcgcatcgcgccagacctcgaccgcctcggtGACCTGGTCCTCACAGACCGGATCCACAACTACATCAACGATGCCGAGTCCAATTCGCCCAAACTCAGAGGAAACGGGTACACAATGTGGGGTGCGAGTCAGGACGCCAACACTCTGGTAACTGCCGCTGGGTGGAAGGAACTTCTCCGCACGGCTCGCGAGGAGAGTATTGTCAACACGGCgtacgacgccgagctcggtcCCGACGCGCGAGTCGTCCAGGCAGCCAAGATTAATTTGTGgtgcgcgtcgtcggccatgACTGCCTGTCCGTCCGGAATGCAGGATGGCGGCGCTAGTATTGTGAtcaacgacctcgcccgGCCCGCGTCGGATAGGTATCCCGAGGACGTCAAGCCGTTCCGCAAGATGGCGCTCGAGAAAGCTCTGGAGCGCCTGCTGAGTCGCGATCCAGAGTGGGGATGGACTTCAGGCCAGTGGATGACGGAGCGCCGTGGTGGATCCGACGTCAAGGGGACCGAGACGGTTGCTACGTGGGTTGGAatgggcgacggcgtcgagacCGACCTCAACGGCGTGCCGCTTGGTCCGTACAGTATTTCGGGATTCAAGTGGTTCGCATCGGCGACCGACTGTGGCTGTTCCATCCTCCTGGCGTACACCGACGCCGGTCTTAGCTGCTTCTACGCACCGACCCGCCGTCTCCGCGACGGTAAGGAAGTCATGAACGGTCTCCGTATCATGCGCGTCAAGCAAAAGCTGGGCACACACGCCCTCCCCAGTTCCGAGAttgagctcaaggacatgCGCGGCTGGCTTATTGGTGACGAGGGCCGCGGTGTGGCTGTCATTGCCAAGTTACTCAACATTACGCGTTTCCACAATGCCGCCCGCTCCAACGGATACCTCGGTCGCGGTCTTGGTGCCGCTCGCGCCTTTGCTCGCCTTCGCACTTTCCCCTCGCGCCAGGCGCCCAACAATGTCCTCAAGCAGATTCCGCTCTTCTGCCACTCGTTGTCCAAGGTGACAATCCGCCACCGTGCCGACACATTCTTCACCATGTTCCTGgctgccctcctcggcgccgacgtcaCCAAGACTTACACGGCCCCCGTGATTCcgaagggcgaggacgccgaactcctcctccgcctcctcacaTCCGTGGCCAAGGCCTACAACACCAAACACTGCGTCATCGGTCTTCAAGAGTGCATGGAATCCCTCGGTGGTGTCGGATACATTGAGAATAACGAGACGCCCCAATTCAACATCGCCCGCCTGTTCCGCGACTCAAACGTCATGCCCATCTGGGAAGGCACGACCGACGTCCTTTCCACCGACACAGTCAAGGTTCTTCGCGGCAAGGTTGGGCCTGGCTGCACGGCCGCTCTGGACCGGTGGCTCCGTGCCAACCTCTCTGGTTCGGGGttcaaggtcgagcgcgatgcCATCCAAGCTGCGTGGAATGAGGCCCTGGCTTGGCCCacggacaaggaggagcttctgcacgaggcgcgcgaggtcgtcgagacTATTGGAAACATTGTCTGCTCGATGCTGCTCGTCATCGATGCCGAGCGGGATGGAAACGACGTGGCAGCCGAGATTGCCCGCCGCTTCACCCGCCAGTCGTTTGGTCTCAAGCCCCCCCGCGCGAATTGGGAAGAGACGCACCGCATGGACCAGCGGATTGCAttcgaggccgacgccgactcGGGCCGGCtcgagcgtgcgcgcctCTAA
- a CDS encoding uncharacterized protein (extracellular protein) produces MVHRSGQAQSYLSSGSNGTDPPTLKYSADSSFNHTMFSTSTLTVLAALAAVVTPVFGHMEMVSPPPWNSKINPNTPRENIDYSMTSPLDPSGANFPCKGYNSVIGTDAGKSVATWAPGSTQTVSIGGTAVHGGGSCQLLLSFDGGHSFKVIQSVLGECPTTQTWDFTVPNDVPSGDAVFAWTWFNRLGNREMYMNCASVTISGGGGGGNQWRRDEDVYTNSTRRGVSFNSAPGPFLANIGNGCGTEEGGDVDFPNPGSEVLRRGGFSPRAPTGSCAGGSGPSKPEPSSAAPESSSAAPEPSSPSSNGGDWNQPSATNGGEWSQSSSAPAESSSSASFDDGKWHPSSSSAAPSPTISTPEWGNLHNNGTFTSTDSAAASPSPTKVKCNRKRRVRRHKKRMSHGQVGTF; encoded by the exons ATGGTCCACCGTTCTGGACAAGCTCAGAGCTACCTCAG CTCCGGAAGCAACGGAACCGACCCTCCAACCCTCAAGTATTCGGCTGACTCTAGCTTCAATC ATACAATGTTCTCGACTTCGACCTTGACTGTCCTGGCGGCTCTCGCTGCGGTCGTCACTCCCGTGTTCGGCCACATGGAGATGGTCAGCCCTCCCCCTTGGAACTCCAAGATCAACCCTAACACGCCTCGCGAGAACATTGACTACTCGATGACCTCCCCTCTCGACCCGTCTGGTGCCAACTTCCCTTGCAAGGGCTACAACTCGGTCATCGGCACGGACGCCGGCAAGTCGGTCGCCACTTGGGCCCCCGGCAGCACCCAGACTGTCTCCATCGGCGGCACTGCTGTCCACGGCGGTGGCTCGtgccagctcctcctctcgtTTGACGGCGGCCACTCATTCAAGGTCATCCAGTCCGTTCTTGGCGAGTGCCCGACTACCCAGACCTGGGACTTTACCGTTCCCAACGACGTGCCATCTGGTGACGCTGTCTTTGCCTGGACCTGGTTCAACCGCCTCGGCAACCGCGAGATGTACATGAACTGCGCCTCGGTCACAATTagtggcggcggcggcggcggtaaCCAGTGGCgtcgcgacgaggacgtctATACCAACTCGACCCGTCGTGGCGTCTCTTTCAACTCCGCCCCAGGCCCCTTCCTTGCCAACATCGGCAACGGCTGCGGtaccgaggagggcggcgacgtcgacttcCCCAACCCTGGTTCCGAGGTTTTGCGCCGTGGTGGCTTCAGCCCACGTGCTCCTACCGGCAGCTGTGCTGGCGGCTCTGGGCCATCCAAGCCGGAGCCTTCGTCGGCCGCTCCTGAGTCTTCGTCGGCTGCTCCTGAGCCttcgtcgccgtcgtcgaacGGTGGCGATTGGAACCAGCCCTCGGCCACGAACGGCGGTGAGTGGAGCCAGTCTTCCTCTGCGCCtgccgagtcgtcgtcgtcagcCTCGTTCGATGACGGCAAGTGGCACCCCAGTTCTTCGTCTGCTGCTCCCTCGCCTACGATCTCGACTCCCGAGTGGGGCAACTTGCACAACAATGGTACTTTCACGTCTACCGACTCGGCTGCCGCTTCGCCGTCCCCAACCAAGGTCAAGTGCAaccgcaagcgccgcgtccgTCGCCACAAGAAGCGCATGAGCCACGGCCAGGTCGGCACGTTCTAG